TCCATACTTTTAAATGCTGAAATTTGATTATTAGCTAAacataaatttttcaaatttggtATAGTTTGAGCCAAAGTTGTAATCCCAAAGatatctttcaaattattaccaGCTAAATTAACACTTTCAATAATAAGTTGTGGTTCTTGTGAAATAACTTTCATCAAAGCTGGAAACATCTTGGATTGAGTAGCTATGGAAGAAAATAGACCATTTTGGACCAATTCTTGATCGTTATGCAAAGATGACAGGTCTAACATCTTCTGTTGAGGATTGTAACGTCTATATAAGAAATTCTTCAACATCATGATGGTGCTTTGGGTATGTGGAGAACTATTTTGTCCATCCatgatttcaaatttcaaattgcAGTTTCCTAAACGAACACCGTTCCATTTATTTAACAATTGTGCATCTTGTCTATTGTTCACATACCCGACAATTGTATTACCTTCAAATTTAGCATCCATCAAAGATACTCTGGCATTCTTACTGACAAAATTCAACAATTGTTGCATGCTAAGGCCCTGTACATTCCTGACGCAAATTTTAACACGATTCAtttgctgttgctgttggGCATACATTCCCAAGTTATTAACATTATTatggaaattattattcatggCTACTTGTAATAACTTGaattagatatataataaGTAATTATAAGACTAGTCGatctatttttctttatcttttttctttttttaattttgtattttttattttatcgAAATAACACAATAGTCAGATCTGATAGTGTTTTATTAAGGGCAATTCACCTAATAAATCGTTACTTTATTGGAACCCTCTTTTTCCTAGCAAGACTTTTGCTTTCACAccaattttatatatttcttcaatacTTGTAACCACTTTTAATACTTATCTCATCTGTTTTTCCTTTAGCTCATCaactattaaattatgaaattttcattCGATAAGTTTTCCAACCACGTTTTGCAagtaaaaaagaaaggCGATTACATTATCGCGAAAGAGAATTACCCGGGCCTTCTGGAATTTGccattttgaaatttgacatttgaaatttcgtcatgaatattataataaaagataataataaaaaaataataatgataaaatgtCAAAGACAAATAAAGATTaggaaaacaaaaaaaaagacacaAATAGTGCTGAAAGAAACTAAGTTGTCGAGACAGGTTCCCCAAAATCATTATAGAAAGGACCCTAGATACTAATATAGACTTGTGGTATTAAGTATTGCACTGATTGGATCGGGATTGTTTGTATTAAAGAAACCACAATTAAATAACATTTACGCGTTTTGTGTTATTTTCTTAGCCAATAAGTGAGAATTATATTGCAGTAAGCTATCTAAATAGGTTTTACAATATAGAAGATGGCCTTGAATTATGATTACGATGAACAAGGGGAGACCTGGCCTTTCTTTCTCCTGACTTTGTTATTAGTTCTTTTAATTCCAAGCAcattaattcaattctggcgtattattaaaaataatgatagtgaagatgaagttactagaaaatataaagaaattaataagaAGGCGGGTAGAGATGTTGTACCATTGGAAGAATTGAACGAATTATACACAGATGATAAGATTAAGAAGTTTAGAAAGAAATTTGACCATTCTAGTAAATCtaagattttaaatttaagaaatttattaatcatCATTGGTTGGGTTATTGTTTCTGTTTTAGTTCAAAGAATCTCTAACAATGATGCCATTAAGGAAGCTGCATCTGGTATGTTCGACCCTTACGAATTGTTAGGTATTTCTACAAGTGCAAGTGAAAGAGATATCAAATCAGCTTATAGAAAATTATCTGTCAAATTCCACCCTGATAAATTATCCAAAGATTTATCCGAAAAGGAAAGAACCACTATGGAAGAAATGTATGTTCAAATCACCAAAGCTTATGAAGCTTTAACAGATGAAGCTATGAGAGAAAACTTCTTAAAATATGGTCATCCAGATGGTCCACAATCAACCACTCATGGTATTGCTTTACCACAATTCTTAGTTGAAGGAGCTGCTTCCCCATTATTAGTCTTTGCTTATGTTTCCTTGTTAGCTTTGATTTTGCCATACATTGTCAGTAAATGGTGGTCAAGAACTCAATCTTACACCAAGAAAGGTATCCATGTTAATACTGCTTCTTATTTTGCTGATAGATTAGTTAATTATAAACCTTCTGAAGTTGTGACCACTAACTTAATCATTAATTGGTTATCTCATGCTGAagaattccaaatttttttccctAATAAGACTCCTgcttattttgaaaaattattattgaatcaTATTAATAGAGTTCCAATGGATGAAAATCCAACTGATGTTTTAATCAAATATAGAATTGTAGCTAAATGTCATTCGCTATTATATGGCCTATTAGATATTGCTTCTGGCTTTAGAAATACTGATATTGCCTTAGCAGCTTTGGATACATTCAAATGTTTAGTTCAAGCTGTTCCTCATAATCAATACTCTCAAATCTTACAATTACCAAATGTTAATAAAGAACATTTCATAGATTCTACAGAAGATGTTTATACCGTTGGGAAATTATTCACTtttgaagataataaaattcaaaaaatgcTTGGTATTGAAGATAAGGATCAATTTGAACATACAATGAAAGTGGCTTCAAATATCCctgttttgaaattattaaaggcTGATTTTATTGTTCCGGGTGAAAAGCATGTTACTCCTTCTGCAATGGCTTATATATCTGTTAAAGTATTAGTTCGTTCTCCAAAACACAAATTTATTCCACTTAAAAAATTCCCAGATGAAACCTTACAAGAACCAACTGATTTCGATTTCTTAAAGGATCCATTTGCATCAATGAATGAAAAACCATTATTACCTTATTCTTTTGCACCATTCTTCCCAAGTAGTAGACGTAATGCTTGGTGTTGCTTAGTTGCTTTAcaaaaagatttgaaaattttacaatCTCCATTTATCTTAGAAAGATTATCATTAACAAATTTGACAAAAGATTTAGATAAGAGAGTCTTGAAAGAATTAGGTGATGATTTTGATCCAAAGGATTGGGAAATTGGTTCAATTAGAATTCCATTGGCTCAAGCTGCTCCACCAGAAAAGGGTGATTTCCCATttagaatcattattaaatctaCAGATTATTTTGGTTGTGATTTAGATTTCACAATCTTTATGCACGTTAGCGACATGACTGAAGAAGAGAAACGTGATGAAAGCCAAAATCTATTGAATGATTTGGATTCTTCGGAAGATGATATTTCTGATGATGgggatgaagatgaagatgatagTGAGTACGATAGTGATTTGACAGATATTGATACTGATAC
The window above is part of the Henningerozyma blattae CBS 6284 chromosome 2, complete genome genome. Proteins encoded here:
- the SEC63 gene encoding protein-transporting protein SEC63 (similar to Saccharomyces cerevisiae SEC63 (YOR254C); ancestral locus Anc_8.698), whose protein sequence is MALNYDYDEQGETWPFFLLTLLLVLLIPSTLIQFWRIIKNNDSEDEVTRKYKEINKKAGRDVVPLEELNELYTDDKIKKFRKKFDHSSKSKILNLRNLLIIIGWVIVSVLVQRISNNDAIKEAASGMFDPYELLGISTSASERDIKSAYRKLSVKFHPDKLSKDLSEKERTTMEEMYVQITKAYEALTDEAMRENFLKYGHPDGPQSTTHGIALPQFLVEGAASPLLVFAYVSLLALILPYIVSKWWSRTQSYTKKGIHVNTASYFADRLVNYKPSEVVTTNLIINWLSHAEEFQIFFPNKTPAYFEKLLLNHINRVPMDENPTDVLIKYRIVAKCHSLLYGLLDIASGFRNTDIALAALDTFKCLVQAVPHNQYSQILQLPNVNKEHFIDSTEDVYTVGKLFTFEDNKIQKMLGIEDKDQFEHTMKVASNIPVLKLLKADFIVPGEKHVTPSAMAYISVKVLVRSPKHKFIPLKKFPDETLQEPTDFDFLKDPFASMNEKPLLPYSFAPFFPSSRRNAWCCLVALQKDLKILQSPFILERLSLTNLTKDLDKRVLKELGDDFDPKDWEIGSIRIPLAQAAPPEKGDFPFRIIIKSTDYFGCDLDFTIFMHVSDMTEEEKRDESQNLLNDLDSSEDDISDDGDEDEDDSEYDSDLTDIDTDTETEESDVEDEKQNIKEDKNKPFFFQFIPSKK